The following coding sequences are from one Paracoccus zhejiangensis window:
- a CDS encoding acyl-CoA dehydrogenase family protein codes for MDMSFSPDDQAFRAEVRQFLQDRLPKRLSEKVRLQQELTKAEIEEWHAVLNEKGWLAGNWPVEFGGAGWTAIQRHIFDEESALASAPRILPFGIAMLGPVLQKFGSKEQQDRFLPRILNGQDWWCQGYSEPGAGSDLASVKTTAVRDGDDYIVNGQKTWTTLGQHANWIFCLVRTDPTAKAQEGISFLLIDMTSPGITVRPIVLLDGTPEVNEVFFDDVRVPAENLVGEENKGWTYAKYLLTHERTNIAGVGFATAGLAALKRIARAQQAHGKPLIENPLFAARLAEIEIDLMAMATTNLRMLAQAAAGQVPGAESSMLKLKGTQIRQAINDLTRRAVGPWALAFPSEAVEGANDHLPPGPPEAAAATRAYLNNRKLSIYGGSNEIQRGIIAKSLLGL; via the coding sequence ATGGACATGAGCTTTTCGCCCGACGACCAGGCCTTTCGCGCCGAGGTCCGCCAGTTCCTTCAGGACCGCTTGCCCAAGCGGCTGTCGGAAAAGGTCCGGCTGCAGCAGGAACTGACCAAGGCCGAGATCGAGGAATGGCACGCGGTCCTGAACGAAAAGGGCTGGCTGGCCGGCAACTGGCCGGTTGAGTTCGGCGGCGCCGGCTGGACCGCGATCCAGCGCCACATCTTTGACGAGGAAAGCGCGCTGGCCAGCGCCCCCCGCATCCTGCCCTTCGGCATCGCCATGCTGGGGCCGGTGCTGCAGAAATTCGGCAGCAAGGAACAGCAGGACCGCTTTCTGCCGCGCATCCTGAACGGGCAGGACTGGTGGTGTCAGGGCTATTCCGAACCCGGCGCGGGATCGGACCTCGCCTCGGTCAAGACGACGGCGGTGCGCGACGGCGACGACTATATCGTCAACGGCCAGAAGACATGGACCACGCTGGGCCAGCACGCGAACTGGATCTTCTGCCTCGTGCGGACCGATCCCACCGCCAAGGCGCAAGAGGGGATCAGCTTTCTGCTGATCGACATGACCAGCCCCGGCATCACCGTGCGCCCCATCGTGCTGCTGGACGGCACGCCCGAGGTGAACGAGGTGTTTTTCGACGACGTCCGGGTGCCGGCGGAAAACCTTGTGGGCGAGGAAAACAAGGGCTGGACCTATGCCAAATATCTGCTGACGCATGAACGCACGAACATCGCCGGCGTGGGCTTCGCCACGGCGGGCCTCGCGGCGCTGAAGCGCATCGCGCGGGCGCAGCAGGCCCATGGCAAGCCGCTGATCGAGAACCCGCTATTTGCCGCGCGTCTGGCCGAGATCGAAATCGACCTGATGGCCATGGCGACCACCAACCTGCGGATGCTGGCGCAGGCGGCGGCCGGGCAGGTGCCGGGGGCGGAAAGCTCGATGCTGAAGCTGAAGGGAACCCAGATCCGGCAGGCGATCAACGACCTGACCCGCCGCGCGGTCGGCCCCTGGGCGCTGGCCTTTCCGTCCGAGGCGGTCGAGGGCGCGAATGACCACCTGCCCCCCGGCCCGCCCGAGGCGGCAGCCGCGACCCGCGCCTATCTGAACAACCGCAAGCTGTCGATCTATGGCGGCTCGAACGAAATCCAGCGGGGGATCATCGCGAAATCCCTGCTGGGCCTTTAA
- a CDS encoding acetyl-CoA C-acyltransferase, whose translation MKDAVIVATARTGIGKAARGSLNLTHGATMGGHVAAAAVKRAGIDPALIEDSIWGCGYPEYVTGGNIARQIVIRAGLPVSVAGTTVNRFCASGLQALAMGAHMVQVEGAQAILTGGVESISLVQPPPRPSREAWIEAHKPDLYLPMIDTADIVAERYGVSREAQDEYALRSQQRIAAAQQAGLFADEIIPLDVTRAVLDKATGESRNEDVTFTMDECNRPSTTLEALAALKPVKGEDRYVTAGNASQLSDGAAALVVMEGDLAVREGVTPLGAFRGFAVAGCEPDEMGIGPVFAVPRLLERARLTVEDIDLWELNEAFASQALYCRDRLGIDPERYNVNGGSIAIGHPFGMTGARTAGHLLLEGRRRGAKWGVVTMCIGGGQGAAGLIEIF comes from the coding sequence ATGAAGGACGCCGTCATCGTCGCAACCGCCCGCACGGGCATCGGCAAGGCTGCGCGCGGCAGCCTGAACCTGACCCACGGCGCCACCATGGGCGGCCATGTCGCCGCCGCCGCCGTAAAACGCGCGGGCATCGACCCGGCGCTGATCGAGGACAGCATCTGGGGCTGCGGCTATCCCGAATACGTTACCGGCGGCAACATCGCCCGGCAGATCGTCATTCGCGCGGGCCTGCCCGTCAGCGTGGCGGGCACCACCGTCAACCGCTTCTGCGCCTCGGGGCTGCAGGCGCTGGCGATGGGCGCCCATATGGTGCAGGTCGAGGGAGCGCAGGCGATCCTGACCGGCGGCGTGGAATCGATCAGCCTGGTGCAGCCGCCGCCCCGCCCTTCGCGCGAGGCCTGGATCGAGGCGCACAAGCCCGACCTCTATCTGCCGATGATCGACACCGCCGACATCGTCGCCGAACGCTATGGCGTCAGCCGCGAGGCGCAGGACGAATACGCGCTGCGCTCGCAACAGCGCATCGCCGCCGCCCAGCAGGCGGGGCTGTTCGCGGACGAGATCATCCCCCTCGACGTGACCCGCGCCGTGCTGGACAAGGCCACGGGCGAGAGCCGGAACGAGGACGTCACCTTCACCATGGACGAATGCAACCGTCCCTCGACCACGCTGGAGGCGCTGGCCGCGCTGAAGCCGGTCAAGGGCGAGGACCGCTACGTCACCGCCGGCAACGCCTCGCAACTGTCCGACGGCGCCGCGGCGCTGGTGGTGATGGAGGGCGATCTGGCCGTGCGCGAGGGTGTGACCCCGCTGGGCGCCTTTCGCGGCTTTGCCGTCGCCGGCTGCGAGCCGGACGAGATGGGCATCGGCCCGGTCTTTGCCGTGCCGCGCCTGCTGGAACGCGCCAGGCTGACGGTCGAGGACATCGACCTGTGGGAGCTGAACGAGGCTTTCGCCAGCCAGGCGCTGTATTGCCGCGACCGGCTGGGCATCGACCCCGAAAGATACAACGTCAACGGCGGCTCCATTGCGATCGGCCACCCCTTCGGCATGACCGGGGCGCGGACGGCGGGGCATCTGCTGCTGGAAGGGCGCAGGCGCGGCGCGAAATGGGGCGTCGTCACCATGTGCATCGGCGGCGGCCAGGGTGCTGCCGGCCTGATCGAGATTTTCTGA
- a CDS encoding 3-hydroxyacyl-CoA dehydrogenase NAD-binding domain-containing protein yields the protein MTEHSPVTYRCEGGIAFIEIDNPPVNALSAAVRRGLAEAMDRLANDADAQAAVLFCAGRTFIAGADISEFGKPPVAPFLPEVIAAIEASGKPVVAALHGTVLGGGLEVALGAHHRVAVPGTRMGLPEVTLGLLPGAGGTQRLPRAVGVTDAIDLITSGRQIGAQQALDLGLIDALAQGTDPRAAGEAEARRLLAEGSGPRRLSETPAPAVDPDMVQAWRAKVAKSARGQVAPLRALDTIVAGLDLSFAKGMAQERQAFMDLMQTPERAALIHAFFAERRAAQQDDPAGVKARPVARIGIIGGGTMGQGIAASALTAGLDVTLVERDEAAAAKATGGIRAMLDGAVKRGKLDRTAADRMLDQALRAVAGYDALANVDLVIEAVFENLDVKQEVFRTLDRVCRPGAVLATNTSYLDVNLIAGATTRPQDVIGLHFFSPANVMRLLEIVVADKTAPDVTATAFALAKKMGKIGVRSGVCDGFIGNRMLLAYRTAADHVVLDGASPYQVDRAVVDLGFPMGPYQVGDLAGLDIGHATRQRKAPTRDPRERVPVFADRLVESGRLGRKTGRGYYIYDEGSPQGRPDPDMDDMLSGIRSDLGITPRPFEAEEIQSRYMAAMVNEGAKILDEGIAARASDIDVVLLHGYGFPRWKGGPMHWADAQGLDRIAADIARYAEDDPYFWQISPLLARLAAEGGTLADVNTGKDAS from the coding sequence ATGACCGAACATTCCCCCGTCACCTATCGCTGCGAAGGCGGGATCGCCTTCATCGAAATCGACAATCCGCCCGTCAACGCCCTGTCGGCGGCGGTTCGCCGGGGATTGGCGGAGGCCATGGACCGGCTGGCCAATGACGCCGACGCGCAGGCAGCCGTTCTGTTCTGCGCGGGCCGCACCTTTATCGCCGGCGCCGACATTTCCGAATTCGGCAAGCCGCCCGTGGCCCCGTTCCTGCCCGAGGTGATCGCCGCAATCGAGGCGTCCGGCAAGCCGGTCGTGGCGGCCCTGCACGGCACGGTTCTGGGTGGCGGCCTGGAGGTTGCCCTGGGCGCCCATCACCGCGTCGCGGTTCCCGGCACCCGGATGGGCCTGCCCGAAGTGACCCTGGGCCTTTTGCCCGGGGCGGGGGGAACGCAGCGCCTGCCGCGCGCCGTGGGGGTAACGGACGCCATCGACCTGATCACGTCGGGCCGCCAGATCGGTGCCCAGCAGGCGCTTGACCTGGGGCTGATCGACGCGCTGGCCCAAGGCACCGATCCCCGCGCGGCGGGCGAGGCCGAGGCGCGTCGCCTTCTGGCCGAGGGGTCCGGTCCCCGGCGGCTGTCCGAAACGCCCGCCCCCGCCGTCGATCCCGACATGGTTCAGGCATGGCGCGCAAAGGTCGCGAAATCCGCGCGCGGTCAGGTGGCGCCCCTGCGCGCGCTGGACACGATAGTGGCCGGGTTGGACCTGTCTTTTGCAAAGGGCATGGCACAGGAACGCCAGGCCTTCATGGACCTGATGCAGACCCCTGAACGCGCTGCCCTGATCCACGCCTTTTTCGCCGAACGTCGGGCGGCGCAGCAGGATGATCCGGCCGGTGTCAAGGCCCGGCCGGTTGCGCGCATCGGCATCATCGGCGGCGGCACCATGGGTCAGGGGATCGCCGCATCCGCCCTGACAGCCGGGCTGGACGTGACCCTGGTGGAACGCGACGAGGCCGCAGCGGCCAAGGCCACAGGTGGCATCCGCGCCATGCTGGACGGCGCCGTCAAGCGCGGCAAGCTGGACCGCACGGCGGCCGACCGGATGCTGGACCAGGCCTTGCGCGCGGTCGCAGGCTATGACGCGCTGGCCAACGTCGATCTGGTGATCGAGGCGGTGTTCGAGAATCTGGACGTCAAGCAAGAGGTGTTTCGCACGCTTGACCGCGTCTGCCGCCCCGGCGCGGTGCTGGCGACCAACACGTCCTATCTGGACGTGAACCTGATCGCCGGGGCGACCACCCGGCCGCAGGACGTGATCGGGCTGCATTTCTTCTCGCCCGCCAACGTCATGCGCCTTTTGGAAATCGTGGTGGCGGACAAGACCGCCCCCGATGTCACGGCGACGGCCTTTGCCCTGGCCAAGAAGATGGGCAAGATCGGCGTGCGGTCCGGCGTCTGCGACGGCTTCATCGGCAACCGGATGCTGCTGGCCTATCGCACGGCGGCCGACCACGTGGTGCTGGACGGCGCCTCGCCTTATCAGGTTGACCGGGCTGTCGTGGACCTGGGCTTTCCCATGGGCCCGTATCAGGTGGGCGATCTGGCCGGTCTCGACATCGGCCATGCCACCCGCCAGCGCAAGGCGCCCACGCGCGATCCGCGCGAACGCGTTCCCGTCTTTGCCGACCGGCTGGTCGAATCCGGGCGGCTGGGGCGCAAGACCGGGCGCGGCTATTACATCTATGACGAAGGCAGCCCCCAGGGCCGCCCCGACCCCGACATGGACGACATGCTGTCAGGCATCCGGTCCGACCTGGGCATCACCCCGCGCCCGTTCGAGGCTGAGGAAATCCAGTCCCGCTACATGGCCGCCATGGTCAACGAGGGCGCGAAGATCCTCGACGAAGGCATCGCCGCGCGGGCGTCCGACATCGACGTGGTGCTGTTGCACGGCTACGGTTTTCCGCGCTGGAAGGGCGGGCCGATGCACTGGGCCGACGCGCAGGGGCTGGACCGGATCGCCGCCGACATCGCCCGTTATGCCGAAGATGATCCCTATTTCTGGCAGATCTCGCCGCTTCTGGCGCGTCTTGCGGCCGAGGGCGGGACACTTGCCGACGTGAACACCGGAAAGGACGCATCATGA
- a CDS encoding IclR family transcriptional regulator, whose amino-acid sequence MTDLNDPRFATTLARGLSVLRAFRVTDDGLRNAEIAQRTGLPKSTVSRLTFTLGQLGYLVQSPRDDRFRPGPTLVAVGHVAAASLSFLVPAHDLMQRLAEETGTLVVLAVRDGEKMVLIRTWRPTHVASIWLEVGQRIPFQPFSSPRAFVAAATPEEIDRIVSESIADRDAMADLLTTRPLVRTEMMRQGFVSTPAGSGPAAYNAVSVPFRSGNLAEPVIFTCGALPSEASVERMQSDVGPRLAAAVRTLERLTGQAPGLIRTEA is encoded by the coding sequence ATGACCGACCTGAACGACCCTCGTTTCGCAACCACCCTGGCCCGGGGCCTGTCGGTGCTGCGGGCCTTCCGCGTCACCGATGACGGGCTCAGAAATGCCGAGATCGCGCAGCGCACCGGCCTGCCGAAATCGACCGTTTCGCGGCTGACCTTCACGCTGGGGCAACTGGGCTATCTGGTCCAGTCGCCGCGCGACGACCGGTTCCGGCCGGGACCGACCCTGGTGGCGGTGGGACATGTCGCGGCGGCCTCGCTGTCCTTCCTGGTGCCGGCGCATGATCTGATGCAGCGGCTGGCCGAGGAGACCGGAACGCTGGTGGTCCTGGCGGTGCGCGACGGCGAGAAGATGGTGCTGATCCGCACCTGGCGCCCCACCCACGTCGCCTCGATCTGGCTCGAGGTCGGGCAGCGGATCCCGTTTCAACCGTTTTCGTCGCCGCGCGCCTTTGTCGCCGCCGCCACGCCCGAGGAGATCGACCGGATCGTGTCCGAATCCATCGCGGACCGCGACGCCATGGCCGACCTGCTGACCACACGCCCGCTGGTGCGGACCGAAATGATGCGCCAAGGCTTTGTGTCCACCCCGGCGGGCAGCGGGCCTGCCGCCTACAACGCGGTCTCGGTTCCGTTCCGCAGCGGCAATCTGGCTGAACCCGTGATCTTCACCTGCGGCGCCCTGCCGTCTGAGGCGTCGGTCGAACGCATGCAATCCGACGTCGGGCCCAGACTGGCCGCGGCGGTCCGCACCCTGGAACGACTGACCGGACAGGCCCCCGGCCTGATCCGCACCGAGGCATGA
- a CDS encoding TRAP transporter large permease, with protein MDASTIGLVAFGLVILLLALRVPIAFVLAGVASVGTFLIYAFRSGEFSPERAINPTSSMVVNSFFELIHSYDLSMIPLFVALGNIAYHTGITTRIYDAANVWLRRVPGGVSVASLMGCAGFSAISGSSIACASTMGRICVPEMLRLGYNPRLATASVAAGGTLGSLIPPSVLFILYGIFTETSISKLFLAGILPGLLTLLGYILVVFWWTSRDPSAAPVDPTPVAPGARLRAAIAAWPAVLLFSVIIGGIYGGLFTATEAAAISVVLTILIGFLERSLTLRTMWIAIRDSLIQTSAIFLIAACAKIFVSFVALTGAAGMVSQWVADAGFSPLVLMLAISLLYLFLGMFLDPVGIIVLTLPFVIPLVSNMGMDLIWFGVIVVKLLEIGLITPPVGLNVFVIGNVTDRSIRVDDIFAGVTRFLAMDIVVLAILILVPAISTFIPNGL; from the coding sequence ATGGACGCATCCACCATCGGACTCGTGGCCTTCGGGCTGGTCATTCTGTTGCTGGCGCTGCGCGTGCCCATCGCCTTCGTGCTGGCGGGCGTCGCATCGGTCGGCACCTTCCTGATCTATGCCTTCCGCAGCGGCGAGTTCAGCCCCGAGCGCGCCATCAACCCCACCTCCTCGATGGTCGTGAACAGCTTTTTCGAGCTGATCCATTCCTACGACCTGTCGATGATTCCGCTGTTCGTGGCGCTGGGGAACATCGCCTATCACACCGGCATCACCACGCGGATCTATGACGCGGCCAATGTCTGGCTGCGCCGGGTGCCGGGCGGCGTCAGTGTCGCCTCGCTGATGGGCTGTGCCGGATTCTCGGCGATCTCGGGATCGTCCATCGCCTGCGCCTCGACCATGGGCCGCATCTGCGTGCCGGAAATGCTGCGGCTGGGTTACAACCCGAGGCTGGCCACGGCCTCGGTGGCGGCGGGCGGCACGCTCGGGTCACTGATCCCGCCGTCGGTGCTGTTCATCCTCTATGGCATCTTCACCGAAACCTCGATCAGCAAGCTGTTTCTGGCGGGCATCCTGCCGGGATTGCTGACGCTGCTGGGCTATATCCTCGTGGTCTTCTGGTGGACCTCGCGCGACCCGAGCGCGGCCCCGGTCGATCCAACGCCGGTGGCCCCGGGAGCGCGGCTGAGGGCGGCGATCGCGGCCTGGCCTGCCGTGCTGCTGTTCAGCGTCATCATCGGCGGCATCTATGGTGGCCTCTTCACCGCGACCGAGGCGGCGGCCATCAGCGTGGTCCTGACCATCCTCATCGGCTTTCTCGAACGTTCGCTGACCTTGCGCACGATGTGGATCGCCATCCGCGACAGCCTGATCCAGACCTCGGCGATCTTCCTGATCGCGGCCTGCGCCAAGATTTTCGTGTCCTTCGTGGCGCTGACCGGCGCGGCGGGCATGGTGTCGCAATGGGTGGCCGATGCCGGGTTCTCGCCGCTGGTCCTGATGCTGGCGATCTCGCTGCTGTATCTGTTCCTCGGGATGTTCCTCGACCCGGTCGGAATCATCGTCCTGACGCTGCCCTTCGTCATTCCGCTGGTCAGCAACATGGGCATGGACCTGATCTGGTTCGGCGTCATCGTGGTCAAGCTGCTGGAGATCGGGCTGATCACACCACCGGTCGGGCTGAATGTCTTCGTGATCGGCAATGTCACCGATCGCAGCATCCGGGTCGACGACATCTTCGCCGGTGTGACGCGCTTCCTTGCCATGGACATCGTGGTGCTTGCGATCCTGATCCTCGTGCCCGCAATCTCGACATTCATCCCGAACGGATTGTGA
- a CDS encoding TRAP transporter small permease, translating into MKAIERIMLEFAVVSALALALVITANVIGRQIFGLAVPDIVIIVRELMIPTIVFPLAVATANRAHIAVTFVTDRMSPRARGVLIIMGWFVALLAMMPLIYASWRNLSGSWSSGEFYDGQLGIPRWPMKLVFLLGLIVMTVRLVLVALADMAEFGRTGTVAERSHTEEESV; encoded by the coding sequence ATGAAGGCCATCGAACGCATCATGCTTGAATTTGCCGTGGTCTCTGCGCTTGCGCTGGCGCTGGTCATCACCGCGAATGTGATCGGCCGCCAGATCTTCGGCCTTGCCGTGCCCGATATCGTCATCATCGTGCGCGAGCTGATGATCCCGACCATCGTCTTTCCGCTGGCCGTCGCCACCGCCAACCGCGCCCATATCGCCGTCACCTTCGTGACCGACCGGATGTCGCCCCGCGCCCGCGGCGTGCTGATCATCATGGGATGGTTCGTCGCGCTTCTGGCGATGATGCCGCTGATCTATGCCAGCTGGCGCAATCTGTCGGGGTCGTGGAGCTCGGGCGAGTTCTATGACGGGCAGTTGGGCATTCCGCGCTGGCCGATGAAGCTGGTCTTTCTGCTGGGCCTCATCGTGATGACGGTCCGGCTGGTGCTGGTCGCGCTGGCCGACATGGCCGAGTTCGGCCGCACCGGCACCGTCGCCGAACGCAGCCATACCGAAGAGGAGTCAGTTTAA
- a CDS encoding C4-dicarboxylate TRAP transporter substrate-binding protein, with product MRFLTTSFLTLGLLCSASSAAMAMTLIYGEAGPNRGVRAEATQWFVDQVAERTNGEVTIDVNWGGALFSEKVAVQSIRDGVADMGSVIGVYFPQDMIAYGLADLPIPNPDPWVGMKATDKLMRENEQIRENLAAQNLVYIGTYTTSAVQVGCKGKTIETLDDVKGLKIRGVGAYGKVFHDLGATPVDMSVYEAYQGLETGLIDCTQTYPYLVEALKFDEVFDSYTEIDFGQIGALGIMMNKDSFDMLPPEQQQVLLKVGEGLSDEFGRILTDANQRSIEILEEKQIPVLKISDADRSRLGEMSQTYVDDWIARADAAGLDGKGLVDDYKSLIAEFTKQRDEQGYPWAAKAN from the coding sequence ATGCGCTTTCTGACGACAAGTTTCCTGACCCTCGGCCTGCTCTGCTCGGCCTCGTCCGCGGCGATGGCCATGACGCTGATCTACGGCGAGGCCGGTCCCAACCGCGGCGTGCGCGCCGAGGCCACGCAGTGGTTCGTCGACCAGGTCGCCGAACGGACAAACGGCGAAGTCACCATCGACGTGAACTGGGGCGGCGCGCTGTTTTCCGAGAAGGTCGCCGTTCAGTCGATCCGGGATGGTGTCGCCGACATGGGCTCGGTCATTGGGGTTTATTTTCCGCAGGACATGATCGCCTATGGCCTGGCCGACCTGCCGATTCCAAACCCCGATCCTTGGGTGGGAATGAAGGCCACTGACAAGCTGATGCGGGAAAACGAACAGATCCGGGAAAACCTGGCCGCCCAGAACCTGGTATATATTGGCACCTACACGACGTCGGCCGTTCAGGTGGGCTGCAAGGGCAAGACCATCGAGACGCTTGACGACGTCAAGGGCCTGAAGATCCGCGGCGTCGGCGCCTATGGCAAGGTGTTCCACGACCTGGGCGCCACGCCCGTCGACATGTCCGTCTACGAGGCCTATCAGGGCTTGGAAACCGGGCTGATCGACTGCACCCAGACCTATCCCTATCTGGTCGAGGCGCTGAAGTTCGACGAGGTCTTCGACAGCTATACCGAGATCGACTTCGGCCAGATCGGCGCCCTGGGCATCATGATGAACAAGGACAGCTTCGACATGCTGCCGCCCGAGCAGCAGCAGGTTCTGCTGAAGGTCGGCGAGGGCCTCTCGGACGAGTTCGGGCGCATCCTGACCGACGCGAACCAGCGGTCGATCGAGATCCTCGAAGAGAAGCAGATCCCGGTGCTGAAGATCTCGGACGCGGATCGCAGCCGTCTTGGCGAAATGAGCCAGACCTATGTCGATGACTGGATCGCCCGCGCCGATGCCGCAGGGCTGGATGGCAAGGGGCTGGTCGATGACTATAAAAGCCTGATCGCCGAATTCACCAAGCAGCGCGACGAACAGGGCTATCCCTGGGCGGCAAAGGCCAACTGA
- a CDS encoding recombinase family protein, whose protein sequence is MTAIKIGYARCSTDRQDLTAQRAALAELGVTEDRIYTDHGLTGTNRDRPGLAQALAAVRAGDVFVVPKLDRLARSVPDARAIAEQLEKKGVKLALGASVYDPTDPMGKMFFNILATFAEFEADLIRMRTREGMAIARAKGKLRGKQPKLSEKQQKELSRMHASGEYSISDLAELFSVSRPTVYRTLQRNSPKIKP, encoded by the coding sequence ATGACCGCGATCAAAATTGGCTATGCCCGCTGCTCCACCGATCGTCAGGATCTGACGGCGCAGCGTGCTGCCCTTGCAGAGCTTGGGGTCACCGAAGACCGCATCTACACAGATCACGGTCTGACCGGCACGAACCGCGACCGGCCCGGTCTCGCCCAGGCCCTCGCCGCCGTGCGCGCAGGCGACGTGTTTGTCGTGCCGAAGCTTGACCGCCTCGCGCGCTCGGTCCCCGACGCACGAGCCATCGCGGAACAGTTGGAAAAGAAGGGCGTCAAGCTTGCCCTCGGCGCATCGGTCTACGATCCGACCGACCCGATGGGAAAGATGTTCTTCAACATCCTCGCCACCTTCGCCGAGTTCGAGGCCGACCTCATCCGCATGCGCACCCGCGAAGGTATGGCCATCGCCCGCGCCAAGGGCAAACTCCGGGGAAAGCAGCCGAAACTCTCGGAAAAACAACAAAAAGAACTGAGCCGGATGCACGCCTCCGGCGAATATTCCATCAGCGATCTAGCTGAGCTCTTCTCTGTCTCAAGACCGACCGTCTACAGAACGCTGCAGCGAAATTCCCCAAAAATTAAGCCTTAG
- the adhP gene encoding alcohol dehydrogenase AdhP, translating to MSKTMKAAVVREFGAPLRIEEVPVPEVEPGMIQVAIQASGVCHTDLHAAEGDWPVKPKPPFIPGHEGVGFVSAVGKGVTHVKEGDRVGVPWLYTACGHCRHCLGGWETLCESQQNTGYSVNGGFADYVLADPNYIGHLPDNIGFNEIAPVLCAGVTVYKGLKMTDARPGDTVAISGIGGLGHMAVQYAAAMGFDVVAVDIDDAKLDLARRLGAKITVNARTSEDPAAEVKRETGGGVQGILVTAVSEKAFEQAVGMVDRGGTVALNGLPPGDFPLNIFGMVLNGITVRGSIVGTRLDLQKSLDFAGDGKVKATIETASLDEVNTIFDRMKAGKIEGRMVMDLSA from the coding sequence ATGTCAAAAACGATGAAAGCAGCCGTGGTCCGCGAATTCGGTGCGCCTCTCCGGATCGAGGAAGTACCCGTCCCCGAGGTCGAGCCCGGCATGATACAGGTCGCCATTCAGGCCTCCGGCGTGTGCCACACGGACCTGCACGCCGCCGAGGGTGATTGGCCCGTCAAGCCCAAGCCACCGTTCATTCCCGGCCACGAAGGGGTCGGATTTGTCTCGGCGGTGGGCAAGGGTGTGACCCACGTGAAAGAGGGCGACCGCGTCGGCGTACCGTGGCTCTATACCGCCTGCGGCCATTGCCGCCATTGCCTTGGCGGCTGGGAAACGCTATGCGAAAGCCAGCAGAACACCGGGTACTCGGTAAATGGCGGGTTTGCGGATTACGTTCTGGCCGATCCCAACTACATCGGCCACCTGCCCGACAATATCGGGTTCAACGAAATCGCGCCCGTTCTCTGCGCGGGGGTTACTGTCTACAAGGGCCTCAAGATGACCGATGCCCGTCCGGGCGACACGGTCGCCATCTCGGGCATCGGCGGGCTCGGGCACATGGCTGTCCAATACGCCGCCGCCATGGGTTTCGACGTGGTCGCGGTCGATATAGACGATGCCAAGCTCGACCTCGCCCGGCGGCTGGGGGCGAAGATCACCGTGAACGCCCGCACAAGCGAGGACCCGGCGGCCGAGGTCAAACGCGAAACAGGCGGGGGCGTTCAGGGCATCCTGGTGACGGCGGTCAGTGAAAAGGCCTTCGAGCAGGCCGTTGGCATGGTGGATCGCGGAGGCACGGTTGCGCTGAACGGCCTGCCGCCGGGTGACTTCCCGCTCAACATCTTCGGTATGGTGCTGAATGGGATCACCGTGCGCGGCTCCATCGTGGGCACGCGGCTCGATCTTCAGAAATCGCTCGATTTCGCGGGCGACGGCAAGGTGAAGGCGACCATCGAGACCGCGTCCCTGGACGAGGTCAACACGATCTTCGACCGGATGAAGGCCGGCAAGATCGAAGGCCGGATGGTCATGGATCTCTCCGCCTGA
- a CDS encoding TniQ family protein, whose product MTGRLPVTLPPLRGELLSSWISRHADFYGVTPLTMLRHGLPEATSVGAIDLSLTKAQANRIAGMFGVGPKRIRSLSFADAPKAAHRFIAKSPMQLCARCHQTDVGPPPVLRSELQGWRITCPHCGEPFKDKTTSHGKRTLAPYRAAARRGETLLHNHAECGVETWLPPLQIARLLLMRRIPWPLPRDCDFWRYRLLGAIVPDIDALLAKETAFPFSPKHPILPLYIRPALLAGVAIIDRAGPPMLKLLQGHMMGDNKNRFAMATEPLIAPALDWGPPRQFQLI is encoded by the coding sequence ATGACGGGCCGCCTGCCCGTCACCTTGCCACCTCTGCGCGGCGAACTTCTGTCATCCTGGATCAGTCGCCACGCGGACTTCTATGGGGTCACACCGTTGACCATGCTGCGCCATGGACTGCCGGAGGCGACATCCGTCGGGGCAATCGATCTCTCTCTGACGAAAGCCCAAGCGAACCGGATTGCGGGGATGTTCGGCGTCGGCCCGAAACGTATACGCAGCCTGAGCTTCGCGGACGCCCCGAAAGCCGCTCACCGGTTCATCGCCAAGAGTCCGATGCAACTTTGCGCGCGTTGCCATCAAACCGATGTTGGTCCACCGCCAGTCCTGCGGAGTGAATTGCAAGGATGGCGGATCACCTGCCCGCACTGTGGGGAACCATTCAAGGACAAGACCACCAGCCATGGCAAAAGGACGCTTGCGCCTTATCGTGCAGCAGCACGTCGCGGTGAGACCTTGTTGCATAACCACGCAGAATGCGGCGTGGAAACATGGCTCCCACCCCTGCAGATCGCGCGACTCTTGCTCATGCGCCGCATCCCCTGGCCACTACCTCGCGATTGCGATTTTTGGCGCTATCGGCTCCTCGGCGCCATCGTTCCCGATATTGATGCCCTACTGGCCAAAGAGACAGCGTTCCCGTTCTCGCCAAAACATCCCATCCTCCCGCTCTACATCCGTCCCGCGCTCCTGGCAGGAGTGGCGATCATCGATCGCGCAGGGCCACCAATGCTGAAATTGCTACAAGGGCACATGATGGGAGACAACAAGAACCGATTTGCCATGGCCACCGAGCCCCTGATCGCTCCGGCCCTCGACTGGGGGCCACCCCGACAGTTCCAACTGATATGA